AACTTAACAAATTTAATGGTTGTTGTTTAATGAGgactgaaatttttaaaaattaaaaagtatagagactaaaaatcaccaaaataaagTGCAACggctaaatccacaacttttgtaaagtacagggactaatatcagaatttaacctaaaatctCGTACAAGGACAATCCAAACTGTAGGATACAATTATCCTATCAACCAAACACAACCTAAAAAATACATCCCCTTTATCTACCCAAAACCCTAGTCAATATTCTTCTTCATTTCAGCTTCAGCGCCGGCGCCTTCCACTATCCCCCCCCACAAGCGGAGCGGCGCTCAAAGAGTATCAGCACCTTCAAAGAACCACAACTCAAGTAAGCCCTTAGTGCTCTTCTCcttttaataaactattatatGCGTATATAACTACGTATAGTAATGTCTGGCTCTGTTTACTTTTTTGTGCATGCAGAGCAATGGCGGACAAGGCTGTTACCATAAGAACTCGGAAGTTCATGACCAACAGGCTCCTTTCAAGGAAACAATTCGtgggttattttttattttttatttatttcattatgaCAAGTTCTAGCTTTCAttcgtttttttttctctttcttagATTGCTTTATATTGTTTGTTTACTGAGAAATGTAGGAAGAGATTTGACTAAATGGGGTTTCGGTAAAAACTTGAAagctatctttttttttttttttttgccacaGATCATAGATGTTCTTCATCCTGGAAGACCAAATGTTTCAAAGGTATTTTAATAAGTTATTTCTGTTTTTAAGGTTCGAAGGTTATTTGTGTTTAACTAGCTTAAGTATGAACTGGAACGTAGGCTGAGTTGAAGGAGAAATTGGCTAGGATGTATGAAGTAAAAGACCAAAATTCCATTTTTGTATTCAAGTTCCGTACTCACTTTGGAGGAGGGAAGTCAACTGGTTTTGGGCTTATTTATGACTCAGTTGAGAATGCAAAGAAGTATGAGCCTAAGTACCGCTTGATCAGGGTAAAATCACTGCCTTTTTTCAAAGTTTAAGCATTATCAGTTAGATTAATGaccatttattattcatttgaAGTTCTTTATACTTACTGTGGCATTTGATTTGTCTAGTTGAACAATTACTTGGTATTATTTAGGTCTTCAAAAGTTCAAGTTTATGTATCTCATTTAATTGGAAACATTGCATTTGTTTTAGAACTTCTACGATTTGGTACCCTTAGTTTTAGATTattcttttcaattcaaaatattcaGATTCTTAGTAGTTTGATGGATGACATGAACTTACTCCATAAGTGTGGTTCATTCTTTCATATACATCTTAGAATATGAGTAATGTATGTTGGGAAGCAATAATTTGCTTATCATGAATAACTTTGCTAGAGATAAGGTGCCAAGAATTCATGATAGATGGCATGGCATCACTATGCTATTggattttggttattttggctTATTGCTTGAGTCTAGTTGTTATCTCATGGATTGATAGTTATACTTTCGGTCAAGTTCGTAGTGTAGAAATAAGTTAAGAGAAGTCATTAAAACAAGCTGAATTTCCTATATCATTGGGGTCTTTACTTTTGTATGAAGAATGCTCCTTTGTTTCAGACGGGAATGCAATGCATGCAACCTTTCTCTCTTTACCTCCATTCCCTTCTTGCTTACACAAGTTGAGTGCATGTGCTAATGCACATACACAGTTTGTGCATTGATTCTGAAGTTCTTTTCTTCCAATGATAGAACGGACTTGATACCAAGGTTGAAAAGTCTAGAAAGCAGATGAAGGAAAGGAAAAACAGGGCTAAAAAAGTCAGAGGTGTTAAGAAGGTAATTGGGGTGTTTGTTTTTTCAACTGTTCTttcttgaatttattttgtCTATTATTTGTGACTTTTCCCACATTGCAGACCAAGGCTGGAGAGGCTGCCAAGAAGAAGTGAGATCCCCATAGATATGAACTAAGTTTCATGCAGCAATACAATCAAGCCCCTACTTATTTACCTCCATTTATATTGTTTGCCATTGAACTTCAAACGTGTAATGCTGAGTTCATTCTTCTTTTGAATATCCATTTGGATTTTTGTATTATGGACCTACTTTACCTGTTCCTATGGAGATTTTaacttgaaatgaatttttggGGTTGGAAATTGAAATCTGAATCAGTACCATGTTATGTTACCTAATGCTTTGGAAATTGCTTTTACCAATTATTggtcctttctttttctttgaaagaaatattaaaaattaaggtgATGTTAGAATTATGTGTATGgttttttatcttttgtaaAAGAATTGTTTTAATTGATAACCAAatgtaattaagtaattttaaaaaattgtattggACACTTTATAAAAGATATTTCTTCTTGAAAATGTTTCATTAATGTTGGTGTTATAGTGCATTAACACAATCTCAATTCTTACATAAATAATTGTTCTAACATAAAgatttagtataaatttaaatatgaaattaataaaattaataaaaatattttttcaaaataagtaaaattgtttttcctttggatgaaaataaatcatatgaTTAAAATTACAGAGCAAAATTAATTTATCCCTTCAAATGGGGCTTTCTATTTGGTTTTATCCTCCGAAGATAATTTTGGAATATTAATTTAGGCATAATTTTGCTAATTTAACTCTTATTCCATTTTTGGAGTTAAATTTGacattcaacttttaaaaattaaatttaaccatcaaattttaaatacaacAACTTACAGGATAATTTACTTGTGCTCCATGCtaatctttttatgaatttttatttttatttttgatttttataaattttgatattatgttaGTATGATATGCACATAAACTGTTATACACGTTGTCATGCcaacaacattaaaaattaatattttagtcgtAATTTCTATTAGAAAAAGCGatttaactattttttgaaaggttaaaagctaaatttagcttaaaaaaaataattgtcaaattaataaaaaatataaatattgaaacctaaaataataaagagtTGGTGAGTTTGAATGTAGAATAATAGATGTTCTAATAGTGTATCAGGCAGGCTTATAAACTACGAAAGAGGGAACAATCCCAAGTTTTGCTGTATCAGCCAACCACACATCATCCTTGGCGGTGTCATAAGGAGTAAAGCTTCTAGTCTCCATATTATATACACCCACATTTTTGGTACTCTTCAATGCATACGAACCATTTGGAGCCATTGATGCATATAAAAAGGCCTCGTAGTCATCTATTAAGTATATGCAATTTGGTTGACATCCACAAAAATCGGATGCCACCACAGATAATGAGCTGCTGTCACCCACAAACAAAGCACAGTCTTCTATGCTTTTCATCTCCCTCCATTCCCATTCTTCTGAATCTAACTTCAGATTGCAAACTCCGACTCCTCTTGTGTAATTATATCCCCCATGCCAATCCCACCTCTTTATTACTTCAACCAGCAATAGTTCCCCTGTAGGTGACTCCACAATATATTTTGTTTCGAAATTTTCTAGTTCTACCGTGTGATTTATAGGCAAATATTTGGAAAACGATCCATCAACCtcgttaaaataaataacttcaCCCTTATAATCAACTGCACAAAAGTTATCCCGGTAGTATATAAGATCATGAAGTACGCCCCAATTATGGTTAACGTAagtccattttttttctttgcttggtttAATATATGCTACGTGATGATCGGCACGAAATATGGCCATGACCATGTAATCGTCGGGGCTTGATGTTGGATTAGCAGAAAGTACAACCTTGCGAATGTAATCAAAATTACTACATGGTGGATCCAACGGTGGAAGAGTAATGTAAGTATTTGGATCACAACCAATTTGTTTCCCGGGGACCAAACACAGTGGGTTGAGTAAACGAACAACTAAATCGTCGTCCACGGTGACTAACCATCCGTTGGAAGAGCCGACAAATCGGTCAACAGATGGTACTTGAAATGGCAAGGGAAGAAGCTTGTTGTCTTTGATGCTATATAGGTTCCAAACATCTTGGGCATTGAGGGACAATGAGCATGGGATGCTTTAGGGACAACAAGTAGTTGATGTTCTCCGTCGCAACATCGTGCCACGCCGTGCATGTTGCACCGAATCGGAAATAGTCCGACACCGAAGCCAACCTTTGTAATATCAAATCAACAAGCTCATTAGGTAGTCCTGCCCAATCTGTAAGTAACAAAACCAAACATTATTCAAGTTACAAAGTTgcttctttaaaataattaatagtttaaGAATAcaataactcacctgaattcaTGCTTATCTACTTTAATGAAAACTACGATAATATATGCTTTCCGCCGTAGAGAGAATTTAGTTTCGTGAGATAGCAGCTCAAGTTCTTAATTATGTGTTaatacatatgcatatatataagttGGAAAGAAGCGTAATTAGATCCAAACTTCAAATCTGTGTTCAATTAGGATTCATTGAAACCCAATTCGAATTTATAAACAAGAGTAATTAGACCCAAACTCCATTACTTATTGAATTAGGATTCACTGAAACCCAATTCGAATTTATAAACAAGAGTAATTAGACCCAAACTCCATTACGTTATTGAATTAGGATTTTTGAAAcctaatttgaatttataaaatattatatgaaatccAACGAAAATCCTTACACAAATCTGATTTCATTAGAACAAAATTGACTAGactaatattacatatataataaaattaaatataataatataatataattgtttaaatttaatttttaataaaagtctaaaatattaaactaaaagtaatatatattttaaaaatattatagacaagtttaaaacatgtttgaattagtcatttataaatataaaagaatttgtgtaatatttagttaaatgattataattatttattttaataagggCTGATATTATCCTAAACTATAATGTAATcttgaaaaggaaaatcaaCCTCAGAAATCAAGTGtcgataataataaaattaacaattaatttaatattttgagttacAATCTCAATggtaattataatatatataaattattgaaaatttaaatataatatttataataaaactcgaaaaaattaaagttctaaACATAGAGAAAGTGCAGTAATCATTTCTTGTTTAACTTAAATCCACAGCAAGATCTCCCACCCGCTATTTCCACGCGCTTATCCTCACGTTCGGAAGTCACTCCCCTCGCTAAtcattctatttaattttgaagaattaaaaaagtaaaaaagccGATTAGAAAAAAAAGCGAGTCAAACGGTAAAAACAACCACTAAGGAACCAGGGCTAATGAGAGATTGCCACGTAAACAAGCGACAATGAAAATCGTGGGCCAGGCCTGACGTGCAAGatccaaacggcgtcgtttcgtCCTGCTCCCGGCTTTGTAACAGCAAGATTTGGAGGGAAAAACGATAACGACAGATTAATTAATCAATcaaccaaaaggaaatgcataagaaataaataaataaaaactaatattaattaattaattaatttcacaaataaaaattgctttgctttgtttttgttttttttttcaattttatatatacaacGCCGAAATTTCTATCTCTCGTTCTCTCTCTTCCTCTTcgtttctctctctttttctcctGTCGCTTTTTCGCCGGAAAATTGCGTCAGCGATCGCCGGTGAATCGCCGTCCTTAAAGAAAACGTTTTTATCTACAGCAAGGTATCATTTTTGTTCCAAGCTATTATCTCGTttaaaaaatctgaaatttgtttcttttttaaaattcattttggtTTTCTGTTTCTTTGTCCTGGGAATTCTTTATAGATCTGGCGGATGGGAGGGATTTAGTTTTGTTATGTTGATTTTACGGATATTGTTTTGAATTTGTGATGAATTTGTGGGAAAGGAGAGGAATTTAGGgttctgtttttattttgatggaagAGCGGATGAGATCTGGTGAGCATTCTGGGATTATGGTAAAGAATAGGAGCCAATCAGGATGTTTGATTGTAAGGAAGAAAGGTGATGGTTTGGGTGGGGGCGGTTCTGTGGGGACCCGAAAGGTTTATAAATctaaaaaggagaagaagaggCCTAGGATGATTATGAGTGATTCGGGTTCTAGTGATGAACTAGTGATGCCACCTCGAAGGAGGGCTGGGCCGAAATCTCCTCAATTTTGTAATGGTTTAGCTGTTTATGAAGAAAGTGAAATTGGTAGGAAGAGGAATAGAGAGGAGAAAATAAGGCTTAGTGAGGATGGTTTTATTGGGAGGAATGGGGAGGATTTGAGTGAGAGTGAGAGTAAGAGGAATAGATTAGATGTGTTTGACTTTGATGAGTATGACAGACTTGAAGAGGAGATGATTATGAGGAGGAACCGATTTAATTATGGTGCAGAAGAGATTGGAGATAGGAGATTGTTTGGTTCAATGCCTGCAGTTGCTCGGAGGAGTATTGAGAGAGAATGTGAGAGTGGTCCGAGCAATAATGCCTTTcttgagaagaagaagaagaagaagaagaaaaaaaatgatttgtACTTTGATAAGAGTGATGGGATGAGCTGGGGTGATCATGATGATATTAGGAACAAGTTTAGGAAGGATAGGGATGGTGGTCGGCTGCATTACCCCTTGTTGAGGGAGAGGTATATGGCTGATTCAGATGAAGCTATCAGGGTTCAAGGAAAAAATGGTGTTTTGAAGGTAATTGTgaacaagaaaaagaaggtGGGTGAACCTCTGAAGAATTTTGATCGCTTGGAAGCTGAGGAAGCCCGCAGTGGTTCAAGGATTGGTGATACAGTTAGGATGAACTTGCATGTTCATCCGTCCTTGTACTCTGAGTTGAAAGTTCTTGAGGAACCTGTTTCACTTGCtaggaaagagaaaaagaaaatgaatttactAAAGACACCGGCAACTGGGAAGAATAAGGTTTCTGAATGGGATTCAGATGATAACAATACATCTCTGCAGCTAGGATCAAAGAATATGGAAGCTTCTAACTCAAAAAAGAGGGTAAgtagaaaagaggaaaaaacaCAAATAGAGTCGCTTCTGCCTACCAGaaacaaagaaggaaaaattaGGCGAGGATGTGGCACAGAGAAACAGAAATTACGTGAACGAATAAGGGGGATGCTCCAGGAAGCAGGCTGGACAATAGATTATAGACCAAGGAGAAACAGGGACTACTTGGATGCGGTGTA
The window above is part of the Gossypium raimondii isolate GPD5lz chromosome 9, ASM2569854v1, whole genome shotgun sequence genome. Proteins encoded here:
- the LOC105800517 gene encoding 40S ribosomal protein S24-1, which translates into the protein MADKAVTIRTRKFMTNRLLSRKQFIIDVLHPGRPNVSKAELKEKLARMYEVKDQNSIFVFKFRTHFGGGKSTGFGLIYDSVENAKKYEPKYRLIRNGLDTKVEKSRKQMKERKNRAKKVRGVKKTKAGEAAKKK
- the LOC105797758 gene encoding putative F-box protein At5g60060, producing the protein MNSDWAGLPNELVDLILQSIKDNKLLPLPFQVPSVDRFVGSSNGWLVTVDDDLVVRLLNPLCLVPGKQIGCDPNTYITLPPLDPPCSNFDYIRKVVLSANPTSSPDDYMVMAIFRADHHVAYIKPSKEKKWTYVNHNWGVLHDLIYYRDNFCAVDYKGEVIYFNEVDGSFSKYLPINHTVELENFETKYIVESPTGELLLVEVIKRWDWHGGYNYTRGVGVCNLKLDSEEWEWREMKSIEDCALFVGDSSSLSVVASDFCGCQPNCIYLIDDYEAFLYASMAPNGSYALKSTKNVGVYNMETRSFTPYDTAKDDVWLADTAKLGIVPSFVVYKPA